From Hoplias malabaricus isolate fHopMal1 chromosome 11, fHopMal1.hap1, whole genome shotgun sequence, a single genomic window includes:
- the trabd gene encoding traB domain-containing protein: MDQDNNSEDESVGPSEDDAHPRFPLGLSDSEAVEVLWQMRAQRRQDNPDLPDTVTQLCTPEGSMVYLVGTAHFSDSSKKDVATTIRAVQPDVVVVELCQYRVSMLKMDEKTLLKEAKDINLEKVQQAIKQNGVMSGLMQILLLKVSAHITEQLGMAPGGEFREAFKEAGKVPFCKFHLGDRPIPVTFKRAIAALSLWQKARLAWGLCFLSDPISKEDVEKCKQKDLLEQTMSEMIGEFPALHRTIVAERDIYLTHTLRQAARCVEAPPNAQKVPAVVVGVVGMGHVPGIEKNWDKELNIHEIMSVAPPSRFGWVLRTVLKGAVLGALGYACYRAGGGVGRALLALPAVQSLLENLRRPPA, encoded by the exons ATGGACCAGGACAACAACTCGGAG gATGAGTCAGTTGGCCCATCAGAAGATGACGCACATCCTCGGTTTCCTCTTGGACTCT CGGATTCAGAGGCAGTGGAGGTATTGTGGCAGATGCGGGCTCAGCGGAGGCAGGACAATCCTGATCTGCCTGACACTGTGACACAACTCTGTACACCCGAGGGTAGCATGGTCTATCTGGTGGGCACAGCGCACTTCAGTGACAGCAGCAAGAAAGATGTAGCAACG ACAATACGTGCTGTCCAGCCGGATGTTGTAGTGGTAGAGTTGTGCCAATACAGAGTATCCATGTTAAAGATGGATGAGAAAACATTGCTGAAGGAGGCCAAAGACATCAACTTGGAAAAGGTTCAACAGGCCATTAAACAG AATGGTGTGATGTCAGGCCTCATGCAGATCCTGCTGCTTAAAGTCTCTGCTCACATTACAGAGCAGCTGGGCATGGCCCCTGGAGGAGAGTTTAGAGAAGCCTTCAAAGAG GCAGGTAAAGTGCCCTTCTGTAAGTTCCATCTTGGAGACCGGCCAATACCAGTGACGTTTAAACGTGCCATTGCTGCTTTGAGTCTATGGCAGAAAGCACGGCTAGCCTGGGGTTTGTGCTTCCTGTCTGACCCCATCAG caaAGAGGATGTAGAAAAGTGTAAACAGAAAGATCTGCTGGAACAGACTATGTCAGAAATGATTGGAGAGTTCCCTGCTTTGCATCGCACCATTGTGGCAGAACGAGATATCTACCTCACGCACACCCTCAGACAAGCTGCCCGCTGTGTGGAAGCGCCCCCAAATGCTCAGA AAGTGCCTGCTGTGGTTGTGGGAGTGGTTGGAATGGGCCATGTCCCTGGCATTGAGAAGAATTGGGACAAAGAACTCAATATCCATGAGATTatgag TGTGGCACCACCGTCTCGATTTGGCTGGGTTTTGCGGACAGTATTAAAGGGGGCCGTGTTGGGCGCTCTGGGGTATGCCTGCTATCGTGCTGGAGGAGGTGTGGGGAGGGCCTTACTAGCCCTTCCTGCTGTCCAATCACTGCTGGAGAATTTACGACGGCCCCCTGCCTGA
- the panx2 gene encoding pannexin-2, which yields MQNLFEQNLDMATALLAGEKLKELILPGSSQDEKGGALAGLMVQLKLELPFDRVVTIGTVIIPILLVTLVFTRNFAEESIYCYTPHNFTRDQALYARGYCWTELRDAIPGVEPELRPSLFEHKFLPYALLAFAGIMYIPALGWEFLASTRLTSELNFLLQEIDNCYHRAAEGRAPKIEKQIQSKGPGISERERREIIENAEKEKSPEQNLFEKYLERRGQSNFLAKLYLARHLAIICLSSIPITYLSTYYAWQRQNEFTCALGEPPDISSIPELRLSVNCKLPAVQLQRIMAAVDISLLCTMNLIILVNLLHLFVVRKSNFVFDKLHKVGIKTRRRWQKSQFCDINILAMFCNENRDHIKSLNRLDFITNESDLMYDNVVRQLLAALAQSNHDATPTVRDSGIQTLDPSMDPSVLGVGELGVEAVIKRPRKKMKWIPTSNPLPQPFKEPLTLTRLENSIKPEKPKPLRRKIVTDGFIAPLLDSKSTQHPPREANYGMEKKHTRNFSLDVHPYMANIQKPKTEMTNPEPPAAENSLDTVYIEGTHSIVHVSSALTEKNDPPPQSTTTAFSTVTLSTTSYMNGGTASLPPPDSPKTTEPLKQIPEPESQPVPFSRNPSHPLLSIHHTLYEEEEVEQDHRDKLVERPAELIAAGEC from the exons ATGCAGAACCTCTTTGAACAGAACTTGGACATGGCCACGGCTCTGCTTGCGGGGGAAAAACTGAAGGAGCTGATCCTACCTGGCTCCTCTCAGGATGAGAAAGGAGGTGCTCTTGCAGGTCTCATGGTGCAGCTTAAACTGGAGCTACCCTTCGACCGAGTCGTCACCATAGGAACAGTCATCATCCCCATCCTGTTGGTAACTCTGGTCTTCACGCGGAACTTTGCAG AGGAGTCAATATACTGCTACACCCCCCACAACTTCACGCGTGACCAGGCCCTCTATGCCAGAGGCTATTGCTGGACAGAGCTACGGGACGCCATACCTGGTGTTGAGCCTGAACTCCGGCCCTCACTGTTTGAGCACAAGTTCCTGCCGTATGCTTTACTGGCATTTGCAGGTATAATGTACATCCCAGCACTAGGCTGGGAGTTCCTTGCTTCCACTCGCCTTACCTCCGAGCTCAACTTTCTGCTCCAAGAGATTGATAACTGCTACCACCGTGCAGCCGAGGGCCGAGCCCCCAAGATTGAGAAGCAGATCCAATCCAAAGGTCCAGGGATCAGTGAGCGTGAGAGGCGTGAGATCATTGAAAACGCTGAGAAAGAGAAGAGCCCTGAGCAGAACCTTTTTGAGAAATATCTAGAGCGGCGAGGGCAAAGCAACTTTTTAGCCAAGTTATATTTGGCACGGCATTTGGCCATCATCTGCCTTAGTTCCATACCCATCACCTACCTGAGCACATACTATGCCTGGCAGCGGCAAAACGAATTCACCTGTGCACTGGGTGAGCCGCCAGACATCAGCAGCATCCCCGAGTTGCGTCTAAGTGTGAACTGCAAGCTGCCTGCCGTGCAGCTCCAGCGCATCATGGCTGCAGTTGACATTTCGCTGCTCTGCACCATGAACCTGATCATCTTAGTGAACCTGCTACATCTGTTTGTGGTGCGCAAATCCAATTTTGTTTTTGACAAGCTGCATAAAGTCGGCATCAAGACACGGCGGCGCTGGCAGAAGTCACAGTTCTGCGACATTAACATCCTGGCCATGTTCTGTAATGAGAACAGAGACCACATCAAGTCTCTCAACAGGCTGGACTTCATCACTAATGAGAGCGACCTGATGTATGACAACGTAGTGCGACAGTTGTTGGCTGCATTAGCGCAGTCCAACCATGATGCCACACCAACTGTTCGCGACTCTGGGATCCAGACACTTGACCCAAGCATGGATCCCTCTGTACTAGGAGTGGGAGAGCTGGGAGTAGAGGCTGTTATCAAAAGACCCCGGAAAAAGATGAAGTGGATCCCTACATCCAACCCTCTGCCGCAACCCTTTAAA GAACCCTTAACATTGACTCGGCTGGAGAACAGCATCAAACCAGAAAAACCCAAACCTTTGCGGCGGAAGATTGTTACAGATGGCTTCATTGCCCCTCTGCTGGACAGCAAAAGCACACAACATCCACCCAGAG AAGCAAACTATGGGATGGAGAAGAAGCACACTCGCAATTTCTCCCTGGATGTCCATCCATATATGGCAAACATTCAGAAGCCTAAAACAGAAATGACCAATCCAGAGCCACCAGCTGCTGAAAATTCTCTGGACACTGTGTACATTGAGGGCACACACTCCATAGTCCACGTCTCTTCTGCTCTCACTG AAAAGAATGACCCTCCTCCTCAATCCACCACCACTGCCTTTTCCACAGTGACCCTCTCCACCACCTCTTATATGAATGGAGGAACAGCCAGCTTGCCTCCTCCTGACTCCCCAAAGACCACAGAGCCTCTCAAACAGATCCCAGAACCTGAGAGCCAGCCTGTGCCCTTCAGCCGCAACCCCTCGCACCCACTGCTCAGCATCCACCACACCCTGTACGAGGAGGAGGAAGTGGAGCAGGACCATAGAGACAAACTAGTGGAGAGACCTGCGGAGCTCATTGCTGCTGGAGAGTGCTGA